In the genome of Lysobacter sp. BMK333-48F3, the window ACCTCGATCAGGTCCTGCATCCAGCGCTGCAGCGCGGCCTGCAGGGTGAACTGCACGGTCGCCGCCAATTCCGGGCTATTGCCGGCGAACACCAACTGCATCAGGCCGCTGCCGAAATCGGGCCGGTTGACCCGCTCGCCGGGATGGGTGAACACCAATTGCTCGATCAGGTCGCGCACATGGCCGGCGTGATCGGTCTGCGCGCTGCGGCCGCGGCCGTCGACATGGAAAGGGAAGTCCAGGTGCATGGCGGTTCTCCGGCTCGTTGCGGCGCTCACATGGCGACGACGCGCGACTGCATCGCGCCGACGATCGGCGCGCCCTGCGGCACTTGTTCGGCGCTCTGGCAGATGCCGGGCGCCGGACCCGGCGCCGGCACCAGCATCGCCGGCAGCCCCATGACCGTGACCCGCGCGCTCGGCATCGCCCAACGCACGGTCACGCAGGGCTGCGGCTTGCCGCCGGGCAGGGTGAACAGGCAACCGGCTATCGCTATCGTCGGCGCGCCGGGCGGGATCGTCGCCACCGGCTGGCCCATCACCAGCACCCGGCTCTGCACCGGCGCGATCGTGGCCTGCCCGGTCACGTGCTGGCAGGTCATGGCGGCGGTGGCGTGCAGCAGCAATCCAGGCATGGCCCAGTTCCTCAGGTGATCGCCATGGCGATCTTGTTGAAGGTGATGGTCGGCCCGACCAGATAGATCGACGCGCCCTTGCCGTTGTCGATGTAGATGCCGCTGTCGTTGACCACCAGCATCGCCCCGGTGGTGCTCTTGAGCACGATGCCGCCGGTGATCGGCGTCGGCGGCATGTCGCTGATCATCAGCATGTTCTGCAACAGCGACTGGA includes:
- a CDS encoding GPW/gp25 family protein: MHLDFPFHVDGRGRSAQTDHAGHVRDLIEQLVFTHPGERVNRPDFGSGLMQLVFAGNSPELAATVQFTLQAALQRWMQDLIEVRALRVTAQDAALIVELSYVLLLTREEQTARFVRAT